The sequence below is a genomic window from Lycium ferocissimum isolate CSIRO_LF1 chromosome 9, AGI_CSIRO_Lferr_CH_V1, whole genome shotgun sequence.
AATACTTCTACCAAATGGTTTTCTAAATGCAAGAGGACAAAAAACGCGAGACTGATACACTTGGGATTTGAATGATTAAACATATGACCCAAAGTATTTTTCGAACCCCTTTGTCATTACGCTTGAATCTTGCCTTATGTAAAGAGAATTCCACACTTTGTAGTTTGTACGTGATCAAAGAAATTTGTTTTTGTCCTATTTAGTTCGCATAGTATAATTTTTCTATGTAGGTGATTCATTTTAGCATCGTTTGCTCTGCACAGCTTCGCCCCTAGTGTCTTAATGAATGTCCGAGAATAAATAAATGACATATAAGGACCGGAGAGGGAGCATTATTATagactccctccggatcaaaaaattgtccacttagccatttgcatatcccgtaagaaaatactaactcctaaacAAAAGTAGATAAGTTGACTAAAttgcccctaattaaataggtattgggatttgatcacatagcacTTAGTAGGAGCagatatgaaaaaataaggttaattctttcttgatttgataagtggacactcttttttacccaaaaaaaaaggctaagtggacactctttttgatccagGGGGAatataaattaagaaaaatgaacTCGTGATTCAAGAGGAAGATGGTAAACATAaaagatactccctccggataaaaaaaaagtgtccacttagccatttgcacaccccttaagaaaatactaactcctagacaaaaatagttaatttgactaaactacccctaattaaataggcattgggatttgatcatataacacttaatcgGGGCAATTCtcaaaaataaggttaattgtttcttgatttgataagtggacactctatttgaccaaaaaaaaaaaaagactctggacattttattttcggaaaagggccaaaattacccctgaactttgaaaaaaatagTTCATACTGCCTTCTTTAGATTATACCCTTACGGagttatactatggggtcaatttATTCGGACCATCATCCTAGcccttcaaaaattttaaaaaatttttactcactaaaataataaatgggaaaaaataatacataatttttttataaaaataattccgtattatttttgccgaaaaaaaaaattcctgggattgagttattttagtgagtaaaaaattatttgagggtaaaatatgAAGAGGATGATGGTAGTAATCCCCCGCGCATAACCCAGAATGATAATCACCCTAAAGATAACGAAccgaactatttttcaaagttaattttggcccttttccgtaaattttatgtagcattctTTATGGTTATTTAAgtacaagaaaaatatataatagtattttGAATGAACTGCGTAATACGTTTATATacatcatggaaatatggatatTCGATATATTACTTGTCAATGATCGTATCAAATATAAATAGCAAATTGGAGTCTTTTcttctttgtatatatatttgactaGTGTGTACagaaatattattaatatcttttgtttttctgtttCCTCTATTTTTTCCTACGGTTTGGTGGATCTGTACGCTTATCTCACACGTAGAAGTAAATGAAGGTATATAAAAAAGGGTTGAACTTTGATACCAATAGGAAAAGAATAATTTAATGTGAAAATAACCTTGAGACTAGCGTTAATTAACGTGGGTTACAAGTGATTAGTACTACCAACTCTTCATATACCAATTGTTctactccctccggattaaaaaaaaaaagcaacggaaaagaagaaaaaaaaatagttcaaGACTTCAATTTGCTATTTATATTGGATACGATCATTGACAAGTAATATATCGAATATCCATATTTTTACCCTCAGATATATAAAATAACTCACgcagttttttcaaaaaaataatacttatttttatatttttttatatatttttcttgtacttaaataattttgaagggctttTTGATGATGCCATAAagaatgctacataaaatttataaagcTTCAAGATCTAGGGGAAATTTCAGAGTGCTAGTTTCTCTGTGAAGAATAAAGTTATGGCTCGTGGGTATATCTATTGTATTGGAGATAATTGCCTTAccttttttgtttcttctttccCCTCTTCTAAAAAATCTTGTACTCACTATATATTTGGATTTGAGTATATAACTTTTACATAACAATCACAAGAAACATGTCCAAATTTACtccctttatttatacgacatTATAGTTTTACCCTCTATTACTCTATGAAGCCATTTATATCCTTGTAAGTGCAATTCTACACTTTTGACTTTAATGGAAATCCGGTATAGATTAGGTGAATTTaacgtgtcaaaatgcttcAGGTAAAAGGTTCAATTTATCCTTTTACTTTTGATTATGGCTTACGTTTATCGTTCATTATATTTTACTTAGGAATTTCAATTAAGGTCCAGACATTATAATTCTAATGGGAAATTTGAAGTTAAGTTGTAACTAAATATGAATAGATGTCATTCTTATTTAAGCGattaaagagaaaaaagtgtcacataaattagaacgGAGAATAATGCATACGAAGCTCTAAAATCCACTTTATGTTTATCCGACCCCGTGAAAAAATGCATCTTTTTCTTAAATGACCAAATCGTTCATCAATCCTCATAAATGCTCCTTCAACTGTATCAAGCccttcaacttccttaacccccacccccaccccactccCAACCCCCAATTAGTCATAGCCAACACGTTAAAATCTCACTCGCCACAAAATAAATACGTACGAAATTGCCTCCTAAGTCCCCAAACACACCTTCTTATGACTCACAAGTATATAAACCCAAAAATCTCCCTCTATTAACACTCCACatcttccataacaacaacaatatcaagaaTGGCCAAAACACCAGAAAAAAACTCACCACAAAAACTAGCACCTTCAACAAACAAACCTCAAATATGGGATTGTGGAAGTTCTCTCTATGACTCATTCGAGTTAAAATCATTCGAACGACAACTTGACTCAGCCATAATATCTTCTAGAAGCCTCTCCATGCCTCATTTACCCGACCGCCGTGTTCTtgattcacaacaacaacatagtaCTCAACCGGTTTCCAAGAAAAGTAGTTCAAGAATCTCTAGATCTTTCCAGAAGCTTCTAAAGTCTGTTTTTAGAGCGAAGACCCAGAGTAACAGTCAGCTTTTTCATCAGGGTCAACATAATCAAGATGGATTTTACGTAGTTTATGATAAATCTGGTGCCCTTACAACgattccagaagggccggagtATGAGGGTCTATCGCCTGAAATTAAGTCGTTGGTTAGAAGAACCGGTTCTGAGCGATTTATGGCGACTTCTATTGGTATTTCATGTGCTTGATATATATAGATCTTACTATTAATTGtagtaattaattataaaatgatGACTAATATGTATAGTGTTTGGTCAAGTTATATTCAGCGGTACAATAATTTCTTTCTGCTTTTGGGATATTGTTGTTGCTAGTATTTGAACtcaaatttgaagttttcaTGGCCTACAATGAATATGTGGCATCATTCCAAGAATATTGGTTCATCATTTGGTACCACTTACATATTTGCTttacttttcttcatttttcttcaatttaagATTGTGactttgtaatttattttttgtttcatatcaaacatatgagTTTAGGCAGTATcctgtaaataatttttacaccatcaatttcattattttctatTGTACCAAATAATATACggagtatcttttttttttatgatttaaatctcaaattaaAAGAAACTTAAATGTTATGATGGTGTAAAAAAGTATTTACACAAATGAGATATTAGAACTTAAATTGCAAACATACTACATGTGTTGGTGCGTGTTTTGGATATTAACCAAAACAACGGGGGTGAGATTTGAcaattaaattcatttttgcCTAATGATGCGGTCCACCTTTATGACATCCAGCTGGTGTAGTTCACTCCCGCCTTCTTCTCGaactactatatataaattTGTATTAAAGTTTTCGTTCATTTTTTCTTGTAAAATATAGTAGCGCGCGAAGTGCAAAATAATCTGTATTGATTGGTTTATAATTGCGAAATCTACCTCTACACATGTGTAATGGTTTATGGGGACTGG
It includes:
- the LOC132069488 gene encoding uncharacterized protein LOC132069488; translation: MAKTPEKNSPQKLAPSTNKPQIWDCGSSLYDSFELKSFERQLDSAIISSRSLSMPHLPDRRVLDSQQQHSTQPVSKKSSSRISRSFQKLLKSVFRAKTQSNSQLFHQGQHNQDGFYVVYDKSGALTTIPEGPEYEGLSPEIKSLVRRTGSERFMATSIGISCA